A DNA window from Hevea brasiliensis isolate MT/VB/25A 57/8 chromosome 2, ASM3005281v1, whole genome shotgun sequence contains the following coding sequences:
- the LOC110645932 gene encoding ankyrin repeat-containing protein At5g02620: protein MKMEKQSSFKVRTMEKQQSFKQKVMEKHPSFRGGTENHSTPRGLMEKHPSFRGALEKQKSFRGFMEKQKSFRSVMERQLSFIGGGDRKKSKESPGKRGDSQIHLAARAGNLSRVREILQNCDGNDAKVLLAIQNQEGETPLYAAAEHGHAMVAAEMLGYMDLETASVAARNGFDPFHIAAKQGHLEVLKELLHGFPNLVMTTDLSCTTALHTAATQGYVDVVNLLLETDSNLVKIARNNGKTALHSAARMGHLEVVRSLLGKDPSTGLRTDKKGQTALHMAVKGQNEEIVLELLKPDPSVMSLEDNKGNTALHIATKKGRTQNIRCLLSVEGITVNATNKAGETPLDIAEKLDIPEIVSILKGAGAVNSKDLGKPPNPAKQLKQTVSDIKHDVESQLQQTRQTGFRVQKIAKRLKKLHISGLNNAINSATVVAVLIATVAFAAIFTVPGQYVEDKEKGTSLGQAHIAKNPAFLVFFVFDSLALFISLAVVVVQTSVVVIEQKAKKQLVFVINKLMWLACLFISISFVSLTYVVVGQKSRWLAIYATVIGGSIMLTTIGSMCYCVILHRMEESRLRSIRRESRSRSYSMSMVSEQEILDSEYKRMYAL from the exons ATGAAGATGGAGAAACAGAGCAGTTTTAAGGTACGAACAATGGAGAAACAGCAGAGTTTTAAACAGAAAGTGATGGAAAAACACCCTAGTTTTCGTGGTGGAACAGAAAATCATTCCACTCCCCGTGGATTAATGGAAAAGCATCCCAGCTTTCGTGGGGCACTTGAGAAACAAAAAAGTTTTCGTGGGTTTATGGAGAAACAGAAGAGTTTTCGTTCTGTGATGGAGAGGCAGCTTAGTTTTATTGGTGGTGGTGACAGGAAGAAGAGCAAGGAGTCACCTGGAAAGCGAGGCGACTCACAGATTCATTTGGCAGCTCGAGCAGGGAATTTAAGTAGAGTTAGGGAGATTCTTCAGAATTGTGATGGTAATGATGCAAAGGTTTTGTTGGCAATTCAGAATCAAGAAGGAGAAACTCCCCTCTATGCAGCAGCTGAGCATGGGCATGCGATGGTAGCTGCAGAGATGCTGGGATACATGGACCTGGAGACTGCATCTGTTGCAGCTAGGAATGGATTTGATCCATTCCACATTGCAGCAAAGCAGGGTCATCTGG AGGTGTTGAAGGAGCTTTTGCATGGATTCCCCAACTTGGTCATGACCACAGATTTATCCTGTACAACTGCCTTACACACAGCTGCCACTCAAGGTTATGTTGATGTGGTCAATCTTCTTCTGGAAACAGATTCAAATCTAGTTAAAATTGCTCGGAATAATGGTAAAACTGCCCTTCATTCAGCTGCAAGGATGGGGCACCTTGAAGTTGTGAGATCCTTATTAGGCAAGGATCCAAGCACTGGCCTTAGAACTGATAAAAAAGGACAAACTGCACTGCACATGGCTGTGAAAGGGCAAAATGAGGAAATTGTGCTGGAATTATTAAAACCTGACCCCTCTGTTATGAGTTTGGAAGATAATAAAGGGAACACAGCATTGCATATTGCAACAAAGAAGGGCCGTACACAG AATATACGTTGCTTGTTATCAGTTGAGGGTATCACTGTCAATGCAACTAACAAGGCTGGAGAGACCCCACTCGACATTGCAGAAAAACTTGACATTCCAGAAATTGTGTCCATTTTGAAGGGAGCAGGGGCTGTCAATTCTAAAGATCTTGGAAAACCACCAAATCCAGCCAAGCAGCTTAAGCAGACTGTCAGTGACATAAAACATGATGTCGAGTCCCAGCTTCAGCAGACCCGTCAAACAGGTTTCAGAGTGCAGAAGATTGCTAAGAGGTTGAAGAAACTCCATATTAGCGGCCTCAACAATGCCATAAATTCTGCCACTGTTGTTGCTGTGCTCATAGCCACTGTTGCTTTTGCAGCCATTTTCACTGTACCTGGACAGTATGTTGAGGATAAAGAAAAAGGAACGTCTCTTGGGCAAGCCCATATAGCAAAAAATCCAGCTTTCCTAGTCTTCTTTGTGTTTGATAGCCTGGCATTATTCATCTCTCTAGCCGTCGTTGTAGTCCAAACGTCTGTTGTTGTGATTGAACAGAAGGCAAAGAAGCAGCTTGTGTTTGTTATTAACAAGCTTATGTGGCTAGCTTGCCTCTTCATTTCAATTTCCTTCGTGTCTCTCACTTATGTGGTGGTGGGTCAGAAGTCAAGGTGGCTTGCTATTTATGCAACTGTAATCGGTGGTTCAATTATGCTTACTACAATTGGATCCATGTGTTATTGCGTGATTTTGCATAGAATGGAGGAGTCAAGATTGAGAAGTATAAGGAGGGAAAGTCGATCCCGGTCATACTCTATGTCTATGGTATCAGAACAGGAGATTTTGGACAGTGAATATAAGAGAATGTATGCACTGTAA